From Nicotiana tabacum cultivar K326 chromosome 15, ASM71507v2, whole genome shotgun sequence, the proteins below share one genomic window:
- the LOC107832462 gene encoding plastidic ATP/ADP-transporter, giving the protein MEAVLQTKGLLSLPSKPKTKAFYPLPHGGLRHRFNSGHSLNTLKPKPLNGLSLSSNGFQKFQCFTTKPQLFGQKDRFSPICKAEAAAAADGQPLFAEKEPPKFMGIELVTLKKIIPLGAMFFCILFNYTILRDTKDVLVVTAKGSSAEIIPFLKTWVNLPMAIGFMLLYTKLANVLSKEALFYTVILPFIAFFGAFGFVLYPLSNYFHPTAFADKLLNSLGPRFLGPIAILRIWSFCLFYVMAELWGSVVVSVLFWGFANQITTVDEAKRFYPLFGLGANVALIFSGRTVKYFSSLRSSLGPGVDGWAISLKAMMSIVVLMGGAICFFYWWVNRNVPLPTRSKKKKVKPNMTTMESLKFLVSSKYIRNLATLVVAYGISINLVEVTWKSKLKAQFPSPNEYSSFMGDFSTATGIATFVMMLLSQWIFDKYGWGAAAKITPTVLLLTGIGFFSLILFGAPLAPALAKFGMTPLLAAVYVGAMQNIFSKSAKYSLFDPCKEMAYIPLDEDTKVKGKAAIDVVCNPLGKSGGALIQQFMILTFGSLASSTPYLGGVLLVIVLAWLGAAKSLDGQFTTLRREEELEKEMERASLKIPVVSQNDNGSGSLSSGSSLNPAGGDSTGASSEPSSPRSL; this is encoded by the exons ATGGAAGCTGTTTTACAAACAAAAGGGCTTCTTTCTTTGCCTTCAAAACCCAAAACCAAGGCTTTTTATCCATTACCTCATGGGGGTTTAAGGCATAGATTCAATTCTGGCCATTCTTTGAATACTCTAAAACCTAAGCCCTTAAATGGGTTATCTCTATCTTCAAATGGGTTCCAAAAATTTCAATGCTTTACTACAAAGCCTCAGCTTTTTGGCCAAAAGGACAGATTTTCCCCAATTTGCAAAGCTGAGGCTGCAGCTGCAGCTGATGGCCAGCCACTTTTTGCAGAAAAAGAGCCACCTAAGTTCATGGGAATTGAACTTGTGACCCTTAAGAAAATTATACCACTTGGGGCAATGTTCTTTTGTATTCTCTTTAATTACACAATCCTTAGGGACACAAAAGATGTATTGGTTGTAACAGCCAAAGGGTCTAGTGCTGAAATTATTCCATTCTTGAAAACTTGGGTAAATTTGCCTATGGCTATAGGGTTCATGCTGTTGTACACAAAGTTGGCCAATGTGTTGTCAAAAGAGGCTCTTTTTTACACTGTTATACTTCCGTTTATTGCATTCTTTGGGGCATTTGGGTTTGTTTTGTATCCTCTTAGCAATTACTTTCACCCTACAGCTTTTGCTGATAAACTTCTCAACTCTTTGGGTCCAAGATTTCTTGGGCCAATTGCTATACTGAGGATCTGGAGTTTCTGCTTGTTTTATGTCATGGCTGAGCTTTGGGGAAGTGTGGTGGTTTCAGTTCTCTTTTGGGGATTTGCTAATCAG ATTACGACTGTTGACGAGGCTAAGAGATTCTATCCTTTATTTGGACTTGGTGCAAATGTTGCTCTGATTTTCTCAGGTCGCACAGTGAAGTACTTTTCTAGCCTGAGAAGCTCTTTGGGTCCTGGAGTTGATGGTTGGGCCATCTCTCTGAAAGCGATGATGAGTATTGTAGTGTTGATGGGTGGGGCAATCTGTTTCTTTTACTGGTGGGTGAATAGAAATGTTCCTCTCCCCACTCGaagcaagaagaagaag GTAAAACCTAACATGACCACAATGGAGAGCTTGAAGTTCTTGGTTTCTTCAAAATATATCAGGAATCTTGCCACATTGGTTGTAGCATATGGTATTAGTATCAACCTTGTTGAAGTTACATGGAAGTCAAAGCTCAAAGCTCAG TTCCCAAGCCCCAATGAATACTCGTCGTTCATGGGTGACTTCTCAACTGCTACTGGAATAGCAACTTTTGTAATGATGTTGTTAAGCCAGTGGATCTTTGATAAGTATGGATGGGGAGCAGCAGCCAAGATAACTCCTACAGTATTGCTCCTTACCGGAATTGGCTTCTTCTCCCTGATTTTGTTTGGTGCCCCTCTAGCACCAGCTCTTGCAAAGTTCGGGATGACTCCTCTTCTAGCAGCTGTCTATGTGGGTGCAATGCAGAACATTTTCAGTAAGAGTGCGAAGTACAGTTTGTTTGATCCTTGCAAAGAGATGGCCTACATTCCTTTGGACGAGGACACTAAG GttaaagggaaagcagcaattgATGTTGTCTGCAATCCGCTGGGAAAGTCTGGAGGAGCTTTGATACAACAGTTCATGATTTTGACTTTCGGTTCACTTGCCAGCTCGACTCCTTACCTTGGAGGTGTGCTCCTAGTAATTGTTCTGGCATGGTTGGGAGCAGCCAAATCTTTAGATGGCCAGTTCACTACATTGCGTCGAGAAGAAGAGCTTGAGAAGGAAATGGAGAGAGCATCTTTGAAGATCCCCGTCGTGTCTCAAAATGACAATGGAAGTGGTTCTCTCTCAAGTGGATCATCACTGAACCCCGCTGGAGGTGATTCAACCGGCGCTTCATCGGAACCCTCCTCCCCAAGGAGCCTGTAA